A single Anopheles arabiensis isolate DONGOLA chromosome 2, AaraD3, whole genome shotgun sequence DNA region contains:
- the LOC120897561 gene encoding apolipophorins: MWVLGGRRLLWSFLVSLVLIQSVSAASCKSGCPAPNKSSKYTFKPGFVYQYDVDSYVQLQQSDKENKQTTLKVDGKVEVYAGDNCQYTLKVVSLTSYAPDGKKTAFGADISKPVQFTLSNDELLPEICTEADDTDFSLNVKRGLISLFQVAQEKSTETDVFGVCQTSFSSYPSGDATVVEKVRDLGNCAYRESLSNSFVTRIVNSKAGIKSTPLLQSSYNAQQTIKGGLLSAVKLSEEYQYLPYLKDKVGVTAKVTTKLTLTGNKAGAAPALGAASEPRTIIFENPDQQPAGNLAVIKQELKSTVESYTNGNVGKKTANLFVELIQLMRYSKKEDLLTLYNQVKAGSVHSNKSLARKVYLDALFRVGTGDAVEAITQLYKNKELTGAQEQKLAFVSLTLVQSMTQDALKAVNKLLDGNPPREAYLSVGSLVSKYCQKHGCQSSDVKEISNKFGAKLGKCQSTSRAQEDVIVAVLKGVRNSDNLVAPLLDKVIQCAGPDASSRVRVAALQAYPAASCNKKIVNAALSTLKDTNEDSEIRIHAYLSLVECPSANVANELKALLDAEKVYQVGSFITSHLASLRASVDPTRDAARQHFGKIRTSNKFPFDVRRYSFNREFSYAVESLGVGASAETSVIYSQKSFLPKSVGLNFTAELFGNGLNVFELEGRQDNLERLVEHYFGPKGFFSGMDMQAAYDLLAEQYQKLSGKAKERFRRGIREDIRALARTVDLHNDALKDFNLDVTMKVFGSELFFLSTGENVPTDPEQFLDKALECFDKMIEGAKKFEHTFEHHALFLDTDLVYTTALGLPLKLSAQGAGVARVDAALELDVKSLVKDYSNAKFNTKFQPSGSFEVTGTMSVDAFNVMTGMQVAVSGHSSGGAAVKFALHDATAYDLTVDALQGKQELVSVNFREVIITRERGNQLITLPAKRQDFGSKFSECFDNLYSVIGVTVCAAHKVDQEELFEVYLEVEPKFHFSGKFDNSNPQHLQLSLSFDTPGSQTKRLTNLRLEGVTAGELYVKATLESPIRNVDFKLGVNNNDKEVALYAVAHNGVEEYLAKIGFQKGASGGRDEYVPIFTIRSPNGDAQVSKFVQTTGKIVVESLDGGKRKYNLENIEWTSPYAPKTTINGHVVSNGERSFDANVDVNVGDVKNNVVGHLDFDLKHVKLDLEKKTPSDANKNFKVNLEVAYTDNSFKNLFSFASGKDFNNPSNKYELSQYAEFELKPEAQGLESLKLENKLQLPKQLIRLDFATNKNKFYLDGEYGYDKYKIAANVDAKYNEKTPGDYDVQLGGSLNKHFFKFFSKRIVEANKSRFSNKLTASTGTKFELNGAVTNRFTSQDGELNLEGSLIAVEKASPYKLSLTVQFSAANVLSNAKVLVDKEEFATYDFKLERGQDPNGKFTFVVKDFFNGNGELKSAKGQGELFALVTFVKQDRKVKLDSKFKVNAPVYDVAADFYYDFEKDNSKKVRFETKNKVTQTSFDSKNKVEVFSEKYELNVQSQGNPKPVDGKFNVKVSLLLPTGRQFGGEFQRDASTKDEKRSGKMAASVYDKQPGGKKRSVEWAGELKDMDVKTKFFDAVHNVKYSDLEGKDVVLDVTLKHAPAGSYKSAAGSLKVSGSLLPQVTELSVVVDEYCEHHAKYHVNGKYGADFTAALVGGYHTGGHGKPATHDLKVDVGAPSYKVGVSSSGKYLQPESDDGVYELDYSGSVDFNGKSASVSTQAKGNYNRGNGKLNLNLPNVDPIAAEGSYTYDAKEEGPFQTNGALKVSYGAGKNFEFTGTAKAPSMDDIQVHATLKSEFENVRSVDLTFKHAKSSDSAYNTKLQLTADDKKFSVENAVVVSETNPSVDFTLGYPGKTVKVSGSYKALGHSAFKADAKVQNLANFDMEANVEANFDSYQTFYVKLYGDAPMLNTNKFSVEVNAKPGSNGKGVNFRASEGGKDILSGFADYSVKEQGKAMVIEGQGNVKLYDKQQTATFKLIREKLSESGMSATLTASVGKFTVLHESRVQPNDFRVKTSVCDEKKKCTKLELLSKLERAAGAFKHEALVSVEVQQMGYEHEFGLSAKTSANGLKFDHTTDVQLKEKNQPKYQYLFYVHPTSAGASLILPTRTVAVEGVLNLPKDKFGPFDGSVSFYLDKKNEPDNKATFAVRGETKMLGSTGVSANGALTFSHPTIKALAIRAKGTLDGDKQTADGSVEFDVFKKAGDKIVAKVRYANSDQSFKGFNITTEASVSSKGLGLKCGFSGHSAMSLATRQASAAGSLTLPFEGYTFGSYFFGSPESFDFLLTRFGDDFVRAHGTYDAKKYRGDLTSTFKFLPNRPVVFESQLNGLSSAKFAFKQDQFFSADGTFGVDKAMVLKVMGEGKPLLNAKVTLDASHFLSTEYNVDEANAKAFLVSLKNQLNADFEVTRADVSQRYAKLAEELNKLSTNLVSALPEFGKFQESYAKQLQKLQEDIMSDPALAEFVKAATKIFQQVSEVFGQLSQVYVESFRKMSALVNDVVAQLMETFNTKVLPALKELSTKVEAIFFNVYEETVKLVVAVFERTVKALKVFEEDFNKIATSVSELFRTFAQTFSKAVQVLEKELKELYKLVQEYFDTFDEFKAVKETFKEYFDGFDRYAYQLLKELLSLVEAVYPMPEVTELTTAINKYITSKLDNKPVNDVEELKTLFVSLVKVLNQAVERLIAGVNVQLSEPTFGSDSFTSFVTFKFLPYVSSIQFSPWNFVRNEKFYSVRDLIHQLRLYAFNPFARVPMFHMHAQLGDGGHFFTFDDKHFTFAGSCSYLLASDLVDGNFSIVADMDGGRLKSVTLVDKDSTVELTAKAVVKYNGKETDLPIHQKDVYVFRKYYTVTVGTKYGAQVMCTTDLKICHFFVSGFYFGRLRGLLGNGNYEPYDDLAVPNGKITEVSTDFANSYKTSQACAAVADHGHDSHDHSSPTCAKFFGSESSLKLCSYLRDQTGYKEACNHAAHDAGEKADEAACGIARLYVSACTLYGIPTVLPSQCEKCSTDEGRSVDLGDWYSVKAPQKKADVVVVVDTSLGTLLGELVQSTINDLRKELKATGISDVNVAVIGYSKTDKYTSLFSNGGKLDYTGKLGQADVSSGPKQCRGLVTGIESVDAFLQLLQKMGEQSRENLGATTEVYALRRAFSYPFRASASKSVLVFRSDSFEIAQPGSAMSAALGMANVKARGIMFNMVAPLKSVGLTNTKDQSKVKSIVGFNERVVYHMNDKKRTLGSAEMKKSLKYDDVVAVSAVERFGGNFFVLQNYAQQKTPKDKKQYISIVAAVLADQLSRTETTNDCVCYLRGGLHPESLCTASDMQVLPPAKKAGGAKG; the protein is encoded by the exons CATCGTGCAAGTCGGGATGCCCAGCAC CTAACAAATCCAGCAAGTACACGTTCAAGCCCGGTTTCGTATATCAGTATGATGTGGACAGCTATGTGCAGCTTCAGCAGTCGGACAAGGAGAACAAGCAGACCACGCTGAAGGTCGACGGCAAGGTGGAGGTGTACGCCGGCGACAACTGCCAGTACACGCTGAAGGTGGTCTCGCTGACCTCGTACGCACCGGACGGCAAGAAGACGGCGTTCGGGGCCGACATCAGCAAGCCGGTCCAGTTCACGCTGTCGAACGATGAGCTGCTGCCCGAGATCTGTACCGAAGCGGACGATACGGACTTTTCGCTGAACGTGAAGCGTGGTTTGATTTCGCTGTTCCAGGTCGCGCAGGAGAAGAGCACCGAGACGGACGTGTTCGGCGTGTGCCAGACGTCCTtctcgagctacccgtccggCGATGCGACCGTCGTGGAGAAGGTGCGCGACCTGGGCAACTGTGCCTACCGCGAATCGCTCTCGAACAGCTTCGTGACCCGCATCGTCAACAGCAAGGCCGGCATCAAGTCGACGCCGCTGCTGCAAAGCTCGTACAATGCCCAGCAAACGATCAAGGGTGGTCTGCTGTCGGCGGTCAAGCTGTCGGAGGAGTACCAGTATCTGCCCTACCTGAAGGACAAGGTTGGCGTGACCGCGAAGGTAACGACGAAGCTGACGCTCACCGGCAACAAGGCGGGTGCTGCGCCGGCCCTCGGCGCTGCGAGTGAGCCGCGCACGATCATCTTCGAAAATCCCGACCAGCAGCCGGCCGGCAATCTGGCCGTCATCAAGCAGGAGCTGAAATCGACCGTCGAATCGTACACGAACGGCAACGTGGGCAAGAAGACGGCCAACCTGTTCGTGGAGCTGATCCAGCTGATGCGCTACTCGAAGAAGGAGGACCTGCTGACGCTGTACAACCAGGTGAAGGCGGGCAGCGTACACTCGAACAAGTCGCTCGCGCGCAAGGTGTACCTGGACGCGCTGTTCCGCGTGGGCACGGGCGATGCGGTCGAAGCGATCACGCAGCTGTACAAGAACAAGGAGCTGACCGGTGCGCAGGAGCAGAAGCTCGCCTTCGTTTCGCTCACGCTGGTACAGTCGATGACGCAGGATGCGCTGAAGGCGGTCAACAAGCTGCTGGACGGCAATCCGCCCCGCGAGGCGTACCTGAGCGTGGGTTCGCTGGTGAGCAAGTACTGCCAGAAGCACGGCTGCCAGTCGTCGGATGTGAAGGAAATCTCGAACAAGTTCGGCGCCAAGCTGGGCAAATGCCAGTCGACGTCGCGCGCCCAGGAGGACGTGATCGTGGCGGTGCTGAAGGGTGTCCGCAACTCGGACAATCTGGTCGCCCCGCTGCTCGATAAGGTGATCCAGTGCGCCGGTCCCGATGCTTCGTCGCGTGTGCGCGTGGCTGCCCTGCAAGCCTACCCGGCCGCTTCCTGCAACAAGAAGATCGTCAACGCGGCGCTCAGCACGCTGAAGGACACGAACGAAGACTCGGAAATTCGCATCCACGCGTACCTGTCGCTGGTCGAGTGCCCGTCGGCGAACGTTGCCAACGAGCTGAAGGCACTGCTGGACGCGGAGAAGGTTTACCAGGTCGGTTCGTTCATCACGTCCCATCTGGCCAGCCTGCGGGCGTCGGTCGATCCGACGCGGGACGCTGCCCGGCAGCACTTTGGCAAGATCCGCACCTCCAACAAGTTCCCGTTCGATGTGCGCCGCTACTCGTTCAACCGGGAGTTTTCGTACGCGGTCGAGTCGCTCGGTGTCGGCGCCAGTGCCGAGACGAGCGTGATCTACTCGCAGAAGAGCTTCCTGCCGAAGTCGGTTGGACTGAACTTTACGGCCGAGCTGTTTGGCAATGGGCTGAACGTGTTCGAGCTCGAGGGACGCCAGGACAATCTGGAACGGCTGGTGGAGCATTACTTCGGACCGAAGGGCTTCTTCTCCGGCATGGACATGCAGGCGGCGTACGATCTCCTGGCCGAACAGTACCAGAAGCTGTCCGGCAAGGCGAAGGAGCGCTTCCGCCGCGGCATCCGCGAGGACATCCGTGCGCTGGCCCGCACCGTCGATCTGCACAATGACGCGCTGAAGGACTTCAACCTGGACGTTACGATGAAGGTGTTCGGCTCGGAGCTGTTCTTCCTGAGCACGGGCGAGAACGTGCCGACCGATCCGGAGCAGTTCCTGGACAAAGCGCTTGAATGCTTCGACAAGATGATCGAAGGGGCCAAGAAGTTCGAGCACACGTTCGAGCACCATGCCCTGTTCCTGGACACGGATCTGGTGTACACTACCGCTCTCGGTCTGCCACTGAAGCTTTCGGCGCAGGGTGCCGGTGTGGCGCGTGTCGATGCCGCTCTCGAGCTGGACGTCAAGAGCCTGGTGAAGGACTACAGCAACGCCAAGTTCAACACGAAGTTCCAGCCAAGCGGCAGCTTCGAGGTGACCGGAACGATGAGCGTGGACGCGTTCAACGTGATGACGGGCATGCAGGTGGCCGTGTCGGGCCACTCTTCGGGCGGTGCGGCCGTCAAGTTTGCGCTGCACGATGCCACCGCCTACGATCTGACGGTCGACGCGCTCCAGGGCAAGCAGGAGCTCGTGTCGGTCAACTTCCGCGAGGTGATCATTACGCGCGAACGGGGCAACCAGCTGATTACGCTGCCCGCCAAACGCCAGGACTTTGGCTCGAAGTTCAGCGAGTGCTTCGACAATCTGTACAGCGTGATCGGTGTGACGGTGTGCGCCGCACACAAGGTCGACCAGGAGGAGCTGTTCGAGGTGTACCTGGAGGTGGAGCCGAAGTTCCACTTCTCGGGCAAGTTCGACAACTCGAACCCGCAGCACCTGCAGCTGTCCCTCAGCTTCGATACCCCCGGGTCGCAGACGAAGCGTCTGACGAACCTGCGACTGGAGGGTGTGACCGCCGGCGAGCTGTACGTGAAGGCGACGCTCGAGTCACCGATCCGCAACGTCGACTTCAAGCTGGGAgtaaacaacaacgacaaggAGGTGGCCCTGTACGCCGTTGCGCACAATGGCGTGGAGGAGTACCTGGCCAAGATTGGCTTCCAGAAGGGTGCGTCCGGTGGGCGCGATGAGTACGTGCCGATCTTCACCATCCGCTCGCCGAACGGCGACGCCCAGGTGTCCAAGTTTGTGCAGACGACCGGCAAGATCGTGGTGGAGAGCCTGGATGGCGGCAAGCGCAAGTACAACCTGGAGAACATCGAGTGGACCAGCCCGTACGCCCCGAAGACGACCATCAACGGGCACGTCGTGTCGAACGGCGAGCGTAGCTTCGATGCCAACGTGGACGTGAACGTCGGTGACGTGAAGAACAACGTGGTGGGCCATCTGGACTTTGATCTGAAGCACGTCAAGCTCGACCTGGAGAAGAAGACGCCGAGCGATGCGAACAAAAACTTCAAGGTCAACCTGGAGGTGGCGTACACGGACAACTCGTTCAAGAACCTGTTCTCGTTCGCCAGCGGCAAGGACTTCAACAATCCCTCGAACAAGTACGAGCTGAGCCAGTACGCTGAGTTTGAGCTCAAGCCCGAGGCGCAGGGACTGGAGTCGCTGAAGCTGGAGAACAAGCTGCAGCTGCCGAAGCAGCTGATCCGACTGGACTTTGCCACGAACAAGAACAAGTTCTACCTGGACGGTGAGTACGGGTACGACAAGTACAAGATTGCGGCGAACGTGGATGCGAAGTACAACGAGAAGACGCCCGGGGATTACGATGTGCAGCTGGGCGGTTCGCTCAACAAGCACTTCTTCAAGTTCTTCTCCAAGCGCATCGTGGAGGCCAACAAGAGCCGCTTCAGCAACAAGCTGACGGCCAGCACCGGTACCAAGTTCGAGCTGAACGGTGCCGTCACGAACCGCTTCACCAGCCAGGATGGTGAGCTTAACCTCGAGGGATCTCTCATCGCTGTCGAGAAGGCTTCTCCTTACAA GCTTTCTTTGACAGTTCAGTTCTCGGCCGCGAACGTCCTCTCCAACGCCAAGGTGCTGGTGGATAAGGAAGAGTTCGCTACGTACGACTTCAAGCTAGAGCGGGGACAGGATCCGAACGGCAAATTCACG TTTGTGGTGAAGGACTTCTTCAACGGAAATGGTGAACTAAAGTCGGCCAAGGGTCAGGGTGAGCTGTTCGCCCTGGTCACGTTCGTCAAGCAGGACCGCAAGGTGAAGCTGGACAGCAAGTTCAAGGTGAACGCACCGGTGTACGATGTGGCTGCCGATTTCTACTACGACTTTGAGAAGGACAACAGCAAGAAGGTACGCTTCGAAACCAAGAACAAGGTCACCCAGACCAGCTTCGACAGCAAGAACAAGGTGGAGGTGTTCTCGGAGAAGTACGAGCTGAACGTACAGAGCCAGGGCAACCCGAAACCGGTCGATGGCAAGTTCAACGTCAAGGTCAGCCTGCTGCTCCCGACCGGACGCCAGTTCGGCGGCGAGTTCCAGCGCGATGCCTCGACCAAGGACGAGAAGCGCTCCGGCAAGATGGCGGCCAGCGTGTACGACAAGCAGCCCGGTGGCAAGAAGCGCTCGGTCGAGTGGGCCGGCGAGCTGAAGGATATGGACGTGAAGACGAAGTTCTTCGACGCGGTGCACAATGTCAAGTACTCCGATCTCGAAGGCAAGGATGTGGTGCTGGACGTGACGCTAAAGCATGCGCCGGCTGGTAGCTACAAGTCGGCCGCCGGTAGCTTGAAGGTTTCGGGCAGCTTGCTTCCCCAGGTGACGGAACTGAGCGTGGTCGTCGATGAGTACTGTGAGCATCACGCCAAGTACCACGTCAACGGCAAGTACGGGGCGGACTTTACGGCTGCACTGGTCGGTGGGTACCACACCGGAGGGCACGGCAAGCCGGCCACCCACGACCTGAAGGTTGACGTGGGTGCTCCATCGTACAAGGTGGGCGTATCGTCCAGCGGCAAGTACCTGCAGCCAGAGTCGGACGACGGTGTGTACGAGCTCGACTACAGCGGATCGGTCGACTTCAACGGCAAGAGTGCGTCGGTGTCGACGCAGGCCAAGGGCAACTACAACCGTGGCAATGGAAAGCTGAACCTGAACCTCCCGAACGTGGACCCGATCGCGGCCGAAGGTTCGTACACGTACGACGCGAAGGAGGAGGGACCGTTCCAGACGAACGGCGCCCTGAAGGTGTCGTACGGTGCGGGCAAGAACTTTGAGTTCACCGGCACCGCCAAGGCCCCGTCGATGGACGATATCCAGGTGCACGCGACGCTCAAGTCGGAGTTCGAGAACGTGCGCAGCGTCGACCTGACCTTCAAGCACGCCAAGTCGAGCGACAGTGCGTACAACACGAAGCTGCAGCTGACCGCCGACGACAAGAAGTTCAGCGTGGAGAACGCGGTGGTCGTGTCGGAGACGAACCCGTCCGTTGACTTTACGCTCGGCTATCCGGGCAAGACGGTGAAGGTGTCGGGCAGCTACAAGGCGCTCGGCCACAGCGCATTCAAGGCGGACGCCAAGGTGCAGAACCTGGCCAACTTCGACATGGAAGCGAACGTGGAGGCCAACTTTGACAGCTACCAGACGTTCTACGTGAAGCTGTACGGCGATGCGCCGATGCTGAACACGAACAAGTTCTCGGTGGAGGTGAACGCGAAGCCGGGCTCGAACGGCAAGGGCGTTAACTTCCGCGCGTCCGAGGGCGGTAAGGACATACTGAGCGGCTTTGCCGACTACTCGGTGAAGGAGCAGGGCAAGGCGATGGTCATCGAGGGCCAGGGCAACGTGAAGCTGTACGACAAGCAGCAGACCGCCACCTTCAAGCTGATCCGCGAGAAGCTGTCCGAGTCGGGCATGTCGGCCACGCTGACGGCCTCGGTGGGCAAGTTCACCGTGCTGCACGAGTCCCGCGTCCAGCCGAACGATTTCCGCGTCAAGACGAGCGTGTGCgacgagaagaagaagtgcACCAAGCTGGAGCTGCTCTCGAAGCTGGAGCGCGCGGCCGGTGCGTTCAAGCACGAGGCGCTGGTGTCGGTGGAGGTGCAGCAGATGGGCTACGAGCACGAGTTCGGCCTGTCGGCCAAGACGAGCGCCAACGGGCTGAAGTTCGACCACACCACGGACGTGCAGCTGAAGGAGAAGAACCAGCCGAAGTACCAGTACCTGTTCTACGTGCATCCGACCTCGGCCGGAGCGAGCCTAATACTGCCGACGCGCACGGTCGCCGTGGAGGGTGTGCTGAACCTGCCCAAGGACAAGTTCGGACCGTTCGACGGCAGCGTGTCGTTCTATCTGGACAAGAAGAACGAGCCGGACAACAAGGCCACGTTTGCGGTGCGCGGCGAAACGAAGATGCTCGGCTCGACCGGCGTCAGTGCGAACGGTGCGCTGACGTTCTCGCATCCGACGATCAAGGCGCTGGCCATCCGGGCCAAGGGTACGCTCGATGGGGACAAGCAGACGGCGGACGGATCGGTTGAGTTTGACGTGTTCAAGAAGGCCGGCGACAAGATCGTTGCCAAGGTGCGCTACGCCAACAGCGACCAGTCGTTCAAGGGCTTCAACATCACGACCGAGGCAAGCGTGTCAAGCAAGGGCCTGGGGCTGAAGTGTGGCTTCAGCGGCCACTCGGCCATGTCGCTCGCAACCCGCCAGGCCAGTGCGGCCGGTTCGCTCACGCTGCCGTTCGAGGGCTACACGTTTGGCTCGTACTTCTTCGGCagtccggaatcgttcgacTTCCTGCTGACCCGCTTCGGGGACGACTTTGTGCGCGCGCACGGCACGTACGATGCGAAGAAGTACCGCGGCGACCTCACCTCCACCTTCAAGTTCCTGCCCAACCGGCCGGTGGTGTTCGAGTCGCAGCTGAACGGTCTGTCGTCGGCCAAGTTTGCCTTCAAGCAGGACCAGTTCTTCAGCGCGGACGGTACGTTCGGCGTGGACAAGGCGATGGTGCTGAAGGTGATGGGCGAGGGTAAGCCACTGCTGAACGCGAAGGTAACGCTGGACGCCAGCCACTTCCTATCGACCGAGTACAATGTGGACGAGGCGAACGCGAAGGCGTTCCTGGTGTCGCTCAAGAACCAGCTGAACGCCGACTTCGAGGTGACGCGGGCGGACGTCAGCCAACGCTACGCCAAGCTGGCCGAGGAGCTGAACAAGCTGTCGACGAACCTGGTGAGCGCGCTGCCCGAGTTCGGCAAGTTCCAGGAAAGCTACGCCAAGCAGCTGCAGAAGCTGCAGGAGGACATCATGAGCGATCCGGCCCTGGCTGAGTTCGTGAAGGCTGCCACCAAGATCTTCCAGCAGGTGAGCGAAGTGTTCGGCCAGCTGTCGCAGGTGTACGTGGAAAGCTTCCGCAAGATGTCCGCCCTGGTGAACGACGTCGTCGCCCAGCTGATGGAAACGTTCAACACGAAGGTACTGCCGGCGCTGAAGGAGCTGTCCACCAAGGTGGAGGCGATCTTCTTCAACGTGTACGAGGAGACGGTCAAGCTGGTGGTGGCCGTGTTCGAGCGCACCGTCAAGGCGCTGAAGGTGTTCGAGGAGGACTTCAACAAGATCGCCACGAGCGTGTCGGAGCTGTTCCGCACGTTCGCGCAAACGTTCAGCAAGGCCGTCCAGGTGCTGGAGAAGGAGCTGAAGGAGCTGTACAAGCTGGTGCAGGAGTACTTCGACACGTTCGACGAGTTCAAGGCGGTGAAGGAAACGTTCAAGGAGTACTTCGACGGGTTCGACCGGTACGCGTACCAGCTGCTGAAGGAGCTGCTGTCGCTGGTCGAGGCGGTCTACCCGATGCCGGAGGTGACCGAGCTGACCACCGCGATCAACAAGTACATCACCAGCAAGCTGGACAACAAGCCGGTCAACGATGTGGAGGAGCTGAAGACGCTGTTCGTGAGCCTCGTCAAGGTGCTGAACCAGGCGGTGGAGCGCCTCATCGCGGGAGTGAACGTGCAGCTGTCCGAGCCGACGTTCGGCAGCGACAGCTTCACCTCGTTCGTCACCTTCAAGTTCCTGCCGTACGTGTCGAGCATCCAGTTCAGCCCGTGGAACTTTGTGCGCAACGAGAAGTTCTACTCGGTGCGCGACCTGATCCACCAGCTGCGCCTGTACGCGTTCAATCCGTTTGCGCGCGTGCCGATGTTCCACATGCACGCCCAGCTCGGCGACGGTGGCCACTTCTTCACGTTCGACGACAAGCACTTTACGTTCGCGGGCAGCTGCTCGTACCTGCTCGCGTCCGACCTGGTCGACGGTAACTTCAGCATCGTGGCGGACATGGACGGCGGACGCCTGAAGTCGGTGACGCTCGTGGACAAGGACTCGACGGTCGAGCTGACCGCCAAGGCGGTGGTGAAGTACAACGGCAAGGAGACGGATCTGCCCATCCACCAGAAGGATGTGTACGTGTTCCGCAAGTACTACACGGTCACGGTCGGCACCAAGTACGGTGCGCAGGTGATGTGTACGACCGACCTGAAGATCTGTCACTTCTTCGTGTCCGGGTTCTACTTCGGGCGGCTGCGCGGTCTGCTCGGCAACGGCAATTACGAGCCGTACGACGATCTGGCGGTGCCGAACGGCAAGATCACCGAGGTGTCGACGGACTTTGCGAACAGCTACAAGACGAGCCAGGCGTGTGCGGCAGTCGCCGACCACGGTCACGATTCGCACGACCACTCCAGCCCGACCTGTGCCAAGTTCTTCGGCTCGGAGTCGTCCCTGAAGCTGTGCTCGTACCTGCGCGACCAGACCGGCTACAAGGAGGCGTGCAACCATGCGGCGCACGATGCGGGCGAGAAGGCGGACGAGGCCGCTTGCGGCATTGCCCGGCTGTACGTGTCCGCCTGCACGCTGTACGGCATCCCGACCGTGCTGCCCAGCCAGTGCGAGAAGTGCTCGACCGACGAGGGCCGCTCGGTCGATCTGGGCGACTGGTACTCGGTGAAGGCGCCGCAGAAGAAGGCcgacgtggtggtggtggtcgacACGTCGCTCGGCACGCTGCTCGGCGAGCTGGTGCAGTCCACGATCAACGATCTGCGCAAGGAGCTGAAGGCGACCGGCATCAGCGACGTGAACGTTGCGGTGATCGGCTACAGCAAGACGGACAAGTACACGAGCCTGTTCTCGAACGGCGGCAAACTGGACTACACGGGCAAGCTCGGCCAGGCCGACGTCAGCAGCGGACCGAAGCAGTGCCGCGGGCTGGTGACGGGCATCGAGTCGGTGGACGCGttcctgcagctgctgcagaagATGGGCGAACAGTCGCGCGAGAACTTGGGCGCTACGACCGAGGTGTACGCGCTGCGCCGTGCCTTCAGCTATCCGTTCCGTGCCTCCGCCAGCAAGTCGGTGCTGGTCTTCCGTTCCGATTCGTTCGAAATCGCTCAACCG GGAAGCGCAATGAGCGCCGCACTGGGCATGGCGAACGTTAAGGCGCGCGGCATCATGTTCAACATGGTCGCTCCGCTCAAGAGCGTCGGACTCACGAACACCAAGGACCAGTCGAAGGTCAAATCGATTGTTG GCTTTAACGAGCGCGTCGTGTACCACATGAACGACAAGAAGCGCACCCTGGGTTCGGCCGAGATGAAGAAGTCGCTCAAGTACGACGATGTGGTCGCCGTGTCCGCCGTCGAGCGGTTCGGCGGCAACTTCTTCGTGCTGCAGAACTACGCCCAGCAGAAGACGCCGAAGGACAAGAAGCAGTACATCTCGATCGTGGCGGCCGTGCTGGCCGACCAGCTGTCCCGCACGGAGACGACGAACGATTGCGTCTGCTATCTGCGCGGTGGGCTGCATCCCGAATCGCTCTGCACCGCCTCCGACATGCAGGTGCTGCCGCCAGCG AAAAAAGCCGGTGGTGCCAAGGGATAA